In Candidatus Binatia bacterium, one DNA window encodes the following:
- a CDS encoding cold shock domain-containing protein translates to MPQGKVKWFNNAKGYGFIVQDEGPEVFVHYSAIQGDGYKALAEGEEVSFEISDSDKGPQATNVLKID, encoded by the coding sequence ATGCCACAGGGAAAGGTAAAGTGGTTCAACAACGCCAAGGGATACGGTTTCATCGTACAGGATGAAGGTCCCGAAGTGTTCGTGCATTACTCAGCCATTCAGGGCGACGGCTACAAGGCGCTTGCTGAAGGAGAAGAGGTTTCGTTCGAGATCTCCGACAGCGACAAGGGCCCCCAAGCCACAAACGTCTTAAAAATAGATTAG
- a CDS encoding trypsin-like peptidase domain-containing protein translates to MTQKPAPPRIDFSTIAIVLLALAILPTASAAHPEDRVSPVVTAVEKVRDAVVNISAEKIVLIHPDPLFDRFFSDFFEAPIRQRRRTQKNLGSGVILRDTGFIVTNAHVVARGEKIRILLADERELPATIVGTDEDSDIAVLKVEADNLPSIPFATDTSPMTGETVIAIGNPFGFSHTVTTGVVSATDRSLRTANRNYLDFIQTDASINPGNSGGPLLNIRGELIGINTAIYGGAQNIGFAIPANRAQRIVEQLINFGEVRRGHLGLHLQDLTPALADALEIPHQRGVVVHSIDLESPAANASIVRGDVLIAIDGKTPRDGAEFAERLARIHQEEIVSLTILRDGQPIEVELKATPMTDKVMQRTGWRRIGLRTDRPGARGGLRISRVRERSPATGVGIRPGDILLAIESFPTDDSAEFSKALLKIRRNASARLTVRRGRSVYQLGVRLEK, encoded by the coding sequence ATGACCCAAAAACCTGCCCCTCCGCGGATAGATTTCTCCACCATCGCGATCGTCCTCCTCGCCCTCGCGATCCTGCCGACAGCCTCCGCCGCGCACCCGGAGGATCGCGTCAGCCCCGTGGTCACGGCCGTGGAAAAAGTTCGCGATGCCGTGGTTAATATTTCTGCGGAGAAAATTGTCCTGATACATCCGGACCCGCTCTTCGACCGCTTCTTCTCGGATTTCTTCGAAGCTCCGATCCGGCAACGCCGCCGCACGCAGAAAAATCTTGGATCGGGAGTCATCCTGCGGGATACCGGCTTCATCGTCACCAACGCGCACGTCGTGGCTCGAGGAGAAAAAATCCGGATCCTGCTCGCCGATGAACGAGAATTGCCCGCCACCATCGTCGGTACGGACGAAGATTCGGATATCGCGGTGCTGAAAGTTGAGGCCGACAACCTGCCGTCGATCCCCTTCGCGACGGATACTTCGCCCATGACCGGCGAAACCGTGATCGCCATCGGCAATCCGTTCGGATTCTCGCATACCGTGACTACCGGTGTCGTCAGCGCGACCGATCGATCCCTGCGAACCGCGAATCGCAACTATCTCGATTTCATCCAGACGGATGCGTCGATCAACCCGGGAAATTCGGGAGGGCCACTTCTCAATATTCGAGGAGAACTTATCGGCATCAATACGGCAATATATGGAGGCGCACAGAATATCGGCTTTGCGATTCCGGCGAACCGCGCCCAAAGGATCGTGGAGCAACTGATCAATTTCGGCGAGGTGCGTCGAGGCCATCTCGGACTTCACCTGCAAGACCTCACGCCCGCGCTCGCGGATGCTCTCGAGATTCCCCACCAACGGGGTGTTGTGGTGCATAGCATTGATCTGGAAAGCCCGGCGGCCAATGCCTCGATTGTCCGCGGCGACGTCCTGATCGCCATCGACGGCAAGACTCCACGCGACGGAGCAGAATTCGCGGAACGATTGGCACGAATCCATCAGGAAGAAATTGTGTCCTTGACGATTCTCCGAGACGGACAGCCGATCGAGGTCGAACTCAAGGCAACTCCGATGACCGACAAAGTGATGCAACGCACTGGATGGCGCCGCATCGGACTGCGAACCGACCGTCCGGGGGCTCGCGGCGGGTTGCGAATTTCGAGAGTACGCGAGCGCTCTCCCGCGACCGGTGTCGGCATACGCCCGGGCGATATCCTCCTTGCCATCGAGTCTTTCCCGACCGATGATTCGGCGGAATTCAGCAAGGCGCTTCTGAAAATTCGCCGCAACGCGAGTGCACGTCTGACTGTCAGAAGGGGCCGTTCTGTATACCAATTAGGGGTTCGTCTCGAAAAGTGA
- the speA gene encoding biosynthetic arginine decarboxylase — MASWKIHDSEEIYDVHAWGGDFMTINADGHMEVRPRGAGGPGIDLAELVEHLRHRGVNIPVLVRFSDILATRIENLCHAFDDAIAANRYRGQHRAIYPIKVNQQRHVVEEVLDFGRPFGVGLEAGSKPELLAILPIMDGDDSLMICNGYKDRAYMEIAFLAQKIGRKPIIVLDRFHELELALDVARDLGIRPHLGIRAKLAAKGAGRWVESGGDRSKFGLTADEILKAIAILEEHEMLDCLELLHFHVGSQITQIRAIREAVKEAARFYVGLTELGARLKYLDVGGGLGVDYDGSQTNFSSSMNYSELEYTRDVVATIAEVCDEKGVAHPDIITESGRAMVAHQSVLIFNVLGVNEVSPRGAVPQPSADEHRVVHSLFQTHQNADATNLIESFHDATAAKEEALALFKLGYLGLRERGHSERIYWACCEKILRLAEQLEFLPDELQGLERAMADTYYGNFSVFQSAPDHWAVRQLFPTMPIHRLDEEPTRRGVFADLTCDSDGRIDQFINRRETRHVLPLHPPNNEPYYIGVFLVGAYQEILGDLHNLFGDTDAVHVRLGENDRIEIEHIVEGDSVEEVLGYVQFSRAELVERARRAIETALRKGTITVEESARLRRRYEQGLSGYTYLDVEDAKEEISVIPRKVTQLR; from the coding sequence GTGGCTAGTTGGAAAATTCACGACTCTGAGGAAATCTACGATGTGCACGCCTGGGGCGGTGACTTCATGACCATCAACGCCGATGGACATATGGAAGTCCGCCCCCGCGGCGCTGGGGGACCGGGAATCGATCTCGCCGAGTTGGTCGAGCACCTCCGTCACCGCGGGGTCAACATCCCGGTCCTGGTCCGCTTCTCCGATATTCTCGCCACCCGAATCGAAAACCTCTGCCACGCCTTCGATGATGCCATTGCTGCCAATCGATATCGCGGCCAGCATCGGGCGATCTACCCCATCAAGGTCAACCAGCAACGGCACGTCGTGGAGGAGGTCCTCGACTTTGGACGACCCTTCGGCGTTGGCCTCGAAGCTGGCAGCAAACCCGAGTTGCTCGCGATCTTGCCCATCATGGACGGCGATGACTCGCTGATGATCTGCAACGGCTACAAAGACCGCGCCTATATGGAGATCGCTTTTCTGGCTCAGAAAATTGGCCGGAAGCCCATCATTGTTCTGGATCGATTCCACGAGCTCGAGCTTGCTCTGGACGTGGCACGCGATCTCGGCATCCGCCCGCACCTCGGAATCCGAGCCAAGCTAGCGGCCAAAGGAGCGGGACGATGGGTGGAGTCGGGCGGTGATCGTAGCAAGTTCGGGCTCACCGCAGATGAAATATTGAAGGCCATCGCCATCCTCGAGGAGCACGAGATGCTCGACTGCCTCGAGCTTCTGCACTTCCACGTCGGCTCCCAGATCACCCAGATTCGCGCGATCCGCGAGGCCGTCAAGGAGGCCGCTCGTTTCTATGTGGGACTGACGGAATTGGGGGCGCGGCTGAAGTATCTGGATGTCGGGGGAGGTCTTGGGGTCGACTACGATGGATCCCAAACGAACTTCAGTTCCTCCATGAACTACAGTGAACTTGAGTACACACGCGATGTCGTCGCCACCATTGCCGAGGTTTGCGACGAGAAAGGCGTGGCGCACCCGGATATCATCACCGAGTCCGGCCGCGCCATGGTCGCACACCAGTCCGTCCTGATCTTCAATGTGCTCGGCGTCAACGAAGTATCGCCGCGTGGCGCGGTGCCGCAACCCTCGGCCGACGAACACCGCGTCGTCCACAGCCTTTTTCAAACCCACCAGAATGCCGATGCGACCAATTTGATCGAGTCCTTCCACGACGCGACAGCCGCGAAGGAAGAAGCCCTCGCGCTATTCAAACTCGGCTACCTCGGCCTGCGCGAACGTGGGCATAGCGAGCGAATCTACTGGGCTTGCTGCGAAAAGATCCTGCGCCTCGCGGAGCAACTTGAATTCCTCCCCGATGAGCTGCAGGGCCTGGAACGCGCCATGGCCGATACCTATTACGGAAACTTTTCCGTATTCCAGTCTGCCCCCGACCACTGGGCCGTCCGGCAGCTCTTTCCGACCATGCCCATTCATCGCCTCGATGAAGAACCGACCCGCCGCGGTGTTTTTGCCGATCTGACGTGTGATTCGGACGGAAGGATTGACCAGTTCATCAACCGGCGGGAAACCAGACATGTTCTGCCCCTTCACCCACCCAATAATGAACCCTATTATATTGGCGTCTTTCTGGTTGGAGCCTATCAGGAGATCCTCGGAGATCTGCATAATCTCTTTGGCGACACCGACGCGGTCCACGTGCGGCTGGGCGAAAACGATCGAATCGAAATCGAACATATTGTGGAGGGGGATTCCGTCGAAGAGGTTCTCGGCTACGTACAATTCTCGCGAGCCGAATTGGTTGAGCGAGCGCGACGGGCGATAGAAACCGCCTTGCGCAAGGGGACCATTACCGTCGAGGAATCCGCGCGACTTCGCCGCCGCTACGAACAGGGACTCTCCGGCTATACCTACCTTGACGTCGAGGATGCCAAAGAAGAAATCTCGGTGATCCCACGAAAAGTCACGCAACTCCGATGA
- a CDS encoding bifunctional glycosyltransferase/class I SAM-dependent methyltransferase, translated as MTPFSLIVPAFEEAERLPHTLEVLKGASALLDRGVEILVVDDGSSDRTAEVAAACEGVRVIRLPENRGKGVAVSAGVRAASHELIAFTDADCPYDLTALTPMFAAIEAGDCDIAIGSRELADSEVNLGYGWMRRFSGQIFSYLTWLAIGLPFRDSQCGLKAFRADTARKLFAMRTIEGFGFDFEILAAALNQGERVQRFPVRLTHSDDSRIRLIRDSLQMARDLLRVRRALRRRAYDFQPDDRTEHPCPLCGDADFEPVVAKDGFRMVACRGCGLWYLNPMPSEARLGSLYEQEYFANADSLSAGYEDYATRGEDFREVFAHRLAALPPEVEGGRLLDVGAGFGYLLDAAEGKFSERWAVERSPDAVEALQGKGTVCRGTLAEVELPNSYFDVVSLQDCLEHFRDPREALLRIREVLRPGGRVILVTPNTDSLLAKLQRRSWVSLKFPEHVVLFQPGTLKRILEETGFIIETRTAAGQYARLDFLVSRVLSGYPRLASLAQASVAKLGGAHLRFWVGSGSLQVVAAGALASVAPPERPSAD; from the coding sequence ATGACGCCATTTTCATTGATTGTGCCCGCATTTGAAGAAGCGGAACGTCTGCCTCATACCCTCGAGGTTCTCAAGGGTGCCTCGGCGCTGCTCGATCGTGGGGTCGAAATTCTCGTCGTCGATGATGGGAGTTCCGACCGGACGGCGGAGGTAGCTGCGGCGTGCGAGGGTGTGCGGGTGATTCGGCTTCCCGAGAATCGGGGGAAGGGCGTTGCGGTCTCGGCGGGCGTGCGAGCGGCCTCGCATGAGTTGATCGCTTTCACCGATGCCGACTGCCCCTACGATTTGACGGCCCTGACGCCCATGTTTGCCGCCATCGAAGCCGGTGATTGTGACATAGCGATCGGGTCCCGAGAGTTGGCCGATTCGGAAGTGAACCTTGGTTATGGATGGATGCGTCGGTTCTCGGGGCAGATCTTCTCGTATCTCACTTGGTTGGCCATCGGACTTCCCTTTCGCGATAGCCAATGCGGTCTGAAAGCTTTCCGGGCGGATACCGCTCGAAAGCTCTTTGCGATGCGGACGATCGAGGGCTTCGGCTTTGACTTCGAGATTCTGGCAGCGGCTTTGAATCAGGGTGAGCGTGTACAGCGTTTTCCGGTGCGCCTGACCCACTCCGACGACTCGAGGATCCGATTGATCCGGGACAGTTTGCAGATGGCCCGGGATCTCTTGCGGGTTCGGCGGGCGCTGCGGCGGCGCGCCTATGATTTTCAGCCGGACGATCGGACGGAGCACCCATGTCCGCTTTGCGGTGACGCTGATTTCGAGCCCGTGGTGGCCAAGGACGGATTCCGCATGGTCGCCTGCCGTGGTTGTGGTCTCTGGTACCTGAACCCGATGCCCTCGGAGGCTCGCCTTGGCTCGCTCTACGAACAGGAATATTTCGCGAATGCCGACAGCTTGAGTGCGGGCTACGAGGACTACGCCACGCGCGGGGAGGATTTTCGCGAAGTCTTTGCCCATCGTTTGGCAGCTCTGCCGCCAGAGGTTGAGGGTGGACGATTACTCGATGTGGGGGCCGGGTTTGGCTATCTCCTCGATGCGGCAGAGGGGAAGTTCTCCGAGCGTTGGGCCGTCGAGCGGAGTCCCGATGCGGTCGAGGCTCTGCAGGGCAAGGGAACCGTCTGTCGGGGAACTCTGGCGGAGGTTGAGCTACCGAATTCCTATTTCGATGTCGTGAGCCTGCAGGACTGCCTGGAGCATTTCCGTGATCCTCGCGAGGCGCTCCTGCGGATCCGCGAAGTCTTGCGTCCTGGCGGTCGGGTGATTCTCGTGACGCCCAATACGGATAGTCTGCTCGCCAAGCTGCAGCGCCGATCCTGGGTTTCTCTGAAGTTCCCCGAACACGTGGTGCTTTTTCAACCGGGCACGCTGAAGCGAATTCTGGAGGAGACCGGTTTTATAATCGAGACGCGAACGGCAGCGGGCCAATACGCGCGCCTCGATTTTCTCGTCTCGCGGGTTTTGAGTGGCTACCCACGCCTCGCTTCGCTGGCACAGGCCTCGGTAGCCAAGCTGGGCGGGGCTCATTTGCGGTTTTGGGTCGGCTCCGGCTCGCTGCAAGTGGTGGCCGCAGGCGCGCTGGCCTCGGTGGCCCCGCCCGAGCGGCCCTCGGCGGACTAG
- the nadA gene encoding quinolinate synthase NadA, which yields MSATNSEPLPASSGIQLVPDMPICQQDLPLDWYQAAFKPYAEEYLALPDRKPGTVLPWMDSYIQPALKHFGDELLLLAHYYMGGEIVKLVERYGGRIADSYELALQAKNHPEKKVIVESAVHFMAESIALLANEDQKVWITNPKSGCTMEMLAKDHMVEPVFEDLQSRYGDDILVIAYMNTSGRVKALAGRTGGAVCTSSNAQAIVNWALEQNRKIFFVPDRHLGEVVAGWCGIPPAAQFQWGGGLEGAAQTVAQLSATDLERLDQAKMILWGSFCGVHTVFQPRHVAYWRERGYRVLVHPECPKIVVDAADGAGSTKFLWNALLEAKPGDRLAIGTEGHFVRNAREQAALRGIELVNVADIPSPEFSSMGCGCATMSRNDPPHLAATLDLLRRGEAPDLNRVLPGDSIDEVTARRERLDPEERDEVVKNARHALERMISITQAAAR from the coding sequence ATGAGCGCGACAAATTCCGAACCGCTTCCGGCTTCCAGTGGAATCCAGCTCGTCCCGGACATGCCCATCTGCCAGCAAGATCTTCCGCTTGATTGGTATCAGGCAGCCTTCAAGCCGTATGCGGAGGAATATCTGGCGCTTCCGGACCGCAAGCCCGGGACGGTTTTGCCCTGGATGGATAGCTATATCCAACCGGCGCTCAAGCATTTCGGAGACGAACTTCTTCTCCTCGCTCACTATTATATGGGTGGCGAGATCGTGAAATTGGTCGAACGTTACGGTGGCCGAATCGCGGACTCCTATGAGCTGGCGCTGCAGGCCAAAAACCACCCCGAGAAAAAAGTCATCGTTGAATCAGCCGTGCACTTTATGGCGGAGTCCATTGCCCTCCTCGCCAATGAGGACCAGAAGGTGTGGATCACGAACCCCAAATCGGGGTGCACGATGGAAATGCTGGCGAAAGACCATATGGTCGAGCCGGTCTTCGAGGACCTGCAGAGCCGCTACGGCGACGATATTCTCGTGATCGCCTATATGAATACCTCCGGACGCGTAAAGGCTCTCGCCGGGCGAACCGGTGGCGCCGTCTGCACCAGCTCCAACGCGCAGGCCATTGTGAACTGGGCTCTCGAGCAGAACCGAAAGATCTTTTTCGTACCCGATCGGCATCTCGGCGAGGTTGTTGCCGGCTGGTGCGGGATACCTCCAGCAGCGCAATTCCAATGGGGCGGCGGTCTCGAGGGCGCAGCCCAGACGGTCGCTCAACTTTCCGCGACCGATCTCGAACGACTCGACCAGGCAAAGATGATTCTCTGGGGCAGCTTCTGTGGCGTGCATACGGTTTTCCAACCGCGCCATGTCGCCTATTGGCGGGAACGCGGCTATCGCGTGCTCGTCCATCCTGAATGCCCAAAGATCGTTGTCGACGCGGCCGATGGCGCCGGATCGACCAAATTCCTGTGGAATGCTCTTCTCGAGGCGAAACCCGGCGATCGGCTGGCAATCGGCACCGAAGGCCATTTTGTCCGCAATGCACGCGAGCAAGCCGCTTTGCGCGGCATCGAATTGGTGAACGTCGCTGATATTCCCAGCCCCGAATTCAGCTCGATGGGTTGTGGCTGCGCGACCATGTCGAGGAATGACCCACCCCACCTCGCGGCGACCCTCGATCTGCTGCGCCGCGGCGAAGCTCCGGATCTGAACCGGGTCCTGCCCGGCGATAGCATTGATGAAGTCACCGCACGCCGGGAGCGTCTGGACCCCGAAGAACGCGATGAGGTCGTCAAGAATGCGCGCCACGCTCTGGAGCGCATGATTTCGATCACGCAGGCCGCGGCCCGCTAG
- a CDS encoding radical SAM protein — protein sequence MDSYQEFHGAPSQRIPNISAQTPNLVDGSVDRSGDRSVDGSVDGSVDRSADRSADGASMTGGSVTDGSVTGRQHRLQAGRQVATRIHYLYTQSRQILTENAGLYGDRGWQLQPYSGCAKDVQPPHTGAATTDKRPKGRSSATSAETFADRSNTPGRARRVVVNPASPELLQETLASRRWRSAPITLAGASDCYQPIERQLRLTRRCLEVLAAARNPVVIHTTSDLVLRDLDLLAGLARRRSAQVHLSLTTLDDELAERLEPGHTQPSARLAAIRRLADAGIPTSVVAAPILPGLNDSEIPAILGAAAQAGARSAAWNLGGLPHDTDNAFWNWIQTDRPMMQKKIDYGRQNSSRSAESPSGESTGDHNVSAAYLAQLDALFQSSARRYGLDRPLPLMDGAHFRRPTVQASS from the coding sequence ATGGACAGCTACCAGGAATTCCACGGCGCGCCCTCACAGCGGATACCGAATATTTCCGCGCAAACTCCAAACCTCGTCGACGGATCGGTCGACAGATCGGGCGACAGATCGGTCGACGGATCGGTCGACGGATCGGTCGACCGATCGGCCGACCGATCGGCCGACGGCGCGTCGATGACCGGCGGATCCGTGACCGACGGATCCGTGACCGGCCGTCAGCATCGCCTTCAGGCAGGCCGGCAAGTCGCCACGCGGATTCATTATCTCTACACCCAATCGCGACAAATCCTGACCGAGAATGCAGGACTCTACGGAGACCGCGGCTGGCAGCTCCAGCCATACAGCGGGTGCGCCAAGGACGTACAGCCCCCCCACACGGGTGCCGCCACGACCGACAAACGCCCTAAGGGAAGGTCGTCCGCAACATCAGCCGAAACCTTTGCGGATCGCTCGAACACCCCCGGGCGCGCCAGACGAGTCGTCGTCAACCCGGCCAGCCCGGAATTACTCCAGGAAACGCTCGCCAGCCGGCGCTGGCGGTCCGCACCGATCACCCTTGCGGGAGCTTCCGACTGCTACCAGCCGATCGAGAGACAGCTTCGTCTCACCCGGCGATGTCTCGAAGTCCTGGCTGCGGCCAGAAATCCGGTTGTCATTCATACCACTTCCGACCTCGTCCTTCGCGACCTCGACCTGCTCGCCGGCCTCGCCCGTCGTCGCTCGGCTCAGGTCCACCTCTCCTTGACGACTCTCGATGACGAACTCGCCGAACGGCTCGAGCCGGGCCATACGCAGCCGAGCGCCCGGCTGGCTGCCATCCGAAGACTCGCCGACGCTGGGATCCCCACCAGCGTTGTGGCCGCCCCGATCCTCCCGGGTCTGAACGACTCGGAGATTCCTGCCATCCTCGGGGCGGCCGCGCAGGCGGGTGCGCGCAGCGCTGCCTGGAACCTCGGGGGACTTCCGCACGATACAGACAATGCGTTCTGGAACTGGATCCAGACAGATCGACCGATGATGCAGAAGAAAATCGACTACGGCCGGCAAAACAGTTCGCGATCCGCGGAATCGCCCAGCGGCGAGTCCACCGGCGATCACAACGTTTCAGCCGCCTATCTTGCCCAACTCGACGCCCTCTTCCAATCCAGCGCGAGGCGCTATGGCCTCGACCGCCCCCTTCCCCTGATGGATGGCGCGCACTTCCGACGGCCGACCGTTCAAGCCTCGAGTTGA
- a CDS encoding LLM class flavin-dependent oxidoreductase produces MKEKLGVVPFWQGYDRKEVLKIARIAEDLGYESIWIPEAWGYEQFQLLTEIAKETTRIKLATGIANVFSRSAGLLAMSTATLDEISEGRVILGLGTSGKNVVENFHGTPYRKPLTRLRETIGICKTLWRGERLTPEQSTLAELRHFKLAMTPVRADIPIYVASLQPKAVRELGRIADGWVPTFWPYEHFNEGLEWIAEGARDAGRDPSEIELAPFLGVVPIEDVDFARSALKPMISFYIGGMGTYYHDMFCRFGFTENADLVRDLYVAGNKQESIAAVSDDLVDAIAICGSPEHCRERLGEWRANGMGHGLVGLSPGATADSVEFILKAVAPA; encoded by the coding sequence ATGAAGGAAAAGCTTGGAGTTGTCCCGTTCTGGCAGGGCTATGACCGCAAGGAAGTCCTGAAAATCGCTCGGATCGCCGAAGACCTCGGTTACGAATCCATCTGGATTCCGGAGGCCTGGGGTTACGAGCAATTTCAGTTGCTCACCGAAATCGCGAAGGAAACGACGCGGATCAAGCTCGCGACCGGCATTGCGAATGTTTTCAGCCGGTCGGCGGGTCTATTAGCCATGAGCACCGCGACTCTGGATGAAATTTCCGAAGGGCGCGTCATTCTCGGACTGGGCACCAGCGGCAAGAACGTCGTCGAGAATTTTCATGGAACGCCCTATCGCAAACCTCTGACCCGGCTGCGCGAAACGATCGGGATCTGCAAGACTCTCTGGCGCGGCGAGAGACTTACGCCGGAGCAAAGCACGCTTGCCGAATTACGGCATTTCAAGTTGGCGATGACGCCCGTGCGCGCGGATATTCCGATCTATGTGGCCTCCCTGCAGCCCAAGGCGGTACGCGAACTGGGGCGCATTGCAGATGGATGGGTGCCGACTTTCTGGCCCTACGAGCATTTTAATGAAGGTTTGGAATGGATCGCCGAGGGCGCAAGGGACGCGGGCCGCGACCCCTCCGAGATTGAACTCGCACCGTTCCTCGGGGTTGTGCCGATCGAGGATGTCGACTTCGCCCGCAGCGCTCTCAAGCCGATGATCTCGTTCTATATCGGCGGCATGGGGACCTACTACCACGATATGTTCTGCCGATTCGGCTTCACCGAAAACGCCGATCTGGTGCGCGACCTTTATGTTGCGGGCAACAAGCAGGAGTCCATCGCAGCTGTCAGCGATGATCTCGTCGATGCGATTGCGATCTGCGGCTCGCCCGAGCACTGCCGCGAGCGTCTCGGCGAGTGGCGTGCGAACGGCATGGGTCATGGATTGGTCGGGCTGAGCCCGGGCGCGACGGCGGATTCTGTCGAGTTCATTCTCAAGGCCGTAGCGCCGGCCTGA
- a CDS encoding YdcF family protein, with product MPTKTNRERYSPREIRIRRWFERQIEGLGEKALKYGLDPLGQVLAGPLRLKPDLRPQRAIVVLSGGIRSTGHLNATSRARLQHAARLHQANPEALFVVCGGPRRPGRPVSASAMAEMAQNLGVPAEQILEEGLSSRTAENAEEASLLLRERDIRSATLVTSALHMRRARLCFTAQQIQIHPAPVDRIEGEPPARASLISQTLHEWLGLAYYRARTWL from the coding sequence ATGCCCACGAAAACCAATCGGGAGCGCTACAGCCCGCGCGAGATCAGGATTCGGCGTTGGTTCGAACGCCAAATCGAGGGTCTGGGCGAAAAAGCCCTGAAATATGGACTCGATCCGCTGGGCCAGGTGCTCGCCGGGCCGCTGCGCCTGAAGCCTGATCTGCGCCCGCAGCGCGCCATTGTTGTTCTCAGCGGAGGCATTCGATCCACGGGCCACCTCAACGCCACCAGCCGTGCCCGTCTGCAGCATGCAGCCAGACTCCACCAAGCCAATCCGGAGGCTCTTTTTGTCGTCTGCGGCGGGCCGAGGCGACCGGGCCGTCCGGTAAGTGCCTCTGCCATGGCCGAAATGGCGCAAAATCTGGGTGTCCCGGCCGAACAGATCCTCGAGGAAGGTCTTTCCAGTCGGACCGCGGAAAACGCCGAGGAGGCCTCTCTGCTCCTGCGGGAACGGGACATCCGGTCGGCGACACTCGTCACCAGCGCCCTGCATATGCGCCGGGCACGGCTCTGCTTCACCGCCCAGCAGATCCAGATCCACCCAGCGCCTGTGGATCGCATCGAAGGGGAGCCACCCGCGCGGGCCAGCCTGATCTCGCAAACACTCCACGAATGGCTGGGCCTCGCCTACTATAGGGCCCGCACCTGGCTGTGA